A window from Candidatus Hydrogenedens sp. encodes these proteins:
- the thiL gene encoding thiamine-phosphate kinase, which translates to MISLQDIGELELIKRVELLVQQAQDKKVVLPLGDDCAVVKVGNKFLLISSDMSVEDVHFLSDKFPPTAIGWKVMASAWSDIASMGGEPRWALVSMALPKRISVQKVERIYEGMMEATKFVNAVIVGGDTTTSYDDKIVIDVTVIGEAIHKKYITRSGAKPGDILAVTGTLGNSSAGLVALQKDLPETFLWRSQWYPVPRIQEGKWLCTKANVSAMIDISDGLLTDAEHIAEMSGVGINIHKQKIPISEELSIFCKEHNLSIDNFILGGGEEYQLLVTVPQEKWKKIQNKFNKKFSCGITEIGYVTKEWQGVRVDGVVPSIKGYEHFR; encoded by the coding sequence ATGATTAGCCTTCAAGATATTGGTGAATTGGAATTGATTAAAAGAGTGGAATTATTAGTCCAACAGGCACAAGACAAGAAGGTAGTATTGCCGCTGGGGGATGATTGTGCCGTAGTAAAAGTAGGGAACAAATTTCTTCTTATCTCTTCAGATATGTCTGTAGAAGATGTCCATTTCCTATCCGATAAATTTCCACCGACGGCTATCGGCTGGAAAGTTATGGCATCAGCCTGGAGCGATATTGCAAGCATGGGAGGAGAACCTCGCTGGGCATTGGTCTCAATGGCATTACCCAAACGGATTTCGGTGCAAAAAGTTGAGCGTATATATGAAGGAATGATGGAAGCCACAAAGTTTGTAAATGCGGTTATTGTGGGGGGAGATACAACGACTTCTTATGACGACAAAATTGTTATTGATGTTACTGTAATTGGTGAGGCTATTCATAAGAAGTATATTACACGGTCAGGTGCGAAACCAGGAGATATTCTTGCTGTAACGGGGACCTTAGGAAATTCATCAGCAGGATTGGTTGCTCTTCAAAAGGATTTACCCGAAACATTCCTATGGCGTTCTCAATGGTATCCTGTTCCACGAATACAAGAAGGGAAATGGCTCTGCACAAAGGCGAATGTAAGTGCTATGATTGATATAAGCGACGGATTGCTAACGGATGCAGAGCATATTGCGGAGATGTCAGGTGTAGGGATAAATATCCATAAGCAGAAAATTCCCATTTCGGAAGAACTATCGATATTTTGCAAGGAGCATAATTTATCAATTGATAACTTTATATTGGGCGGTGGGGAAGAATATCAATTGCTTGTTACAGTACCCCAAGAGAAATGGAAAAAAATTCAAAATAAATTTAACAAAAAATTTTCTTGTGGCATTACAGAAATAGGATATGTAACAAAGGAATGGCAGGGTGTCCGCGTAGATGGAGTTGTCCCTTCTATCAAAGGATATGAACATTTCCGATAG
- a CDS encoding MATE family efflux transporter, with protein sequence MKRFDEEIVSGNVLNSLWKLTWPLVLLNLINGMHGFIDQVLIGHFVPGENNEGNAAIGVAWQLFIVMVVLIASISHGMNVLIARHAGRQDRKMVSTIFFDAFLSGAFFLIGIVAPLGYLFSPQLLHFIGVEETVYRLSLPYLRLLFIFNWTLFLMILLTGAFQAAGEPKLALMLNMLNAGLNIVISFALITGLGIFPSLGVIGAGIGTVLAPGISLLLAFYLMLRGKTLIQLPSRWYWFPNFHILKMIIRVGLPTGIQGVVLNIAGVLLIKYISSMPNSTAGQSAYTICYTQLFSIVTWTSFGLRSACSTVMGQNMGAGNPQRGKKAVRAGAYLGALWGATIGTIFVFFPTPLLYIFNAQSELVLNYGKALLQCLAFSGILLSSTLAMTGGIQGSGATRLPMIIAMVSQFGVLLGVCEVLYLLDMLNIYRIWYVILLAHFVRYILTLTVFQTDGWTKTKVEIAPQLEIVE encoded by the coding sequence ATGAAGCGTTTTGATGAAGAAATTGTTTCCGGGAATGTGCTAAATTCCCTGTGGAAATTAACCTGGCCATTAGTTCTATTAAACCTAATCAATGGGATGCATGGATTTATTGACCAGGTGTTAATAGGTCATTTTGTTCCCGGGGAAAATAATGAGGGTAATGCAGCAATTGGTGTAGCGTGGCAATTATTTATTGTGATGGTAGTTTTAATTGCTTCGATTTCTCACGGGATGAATGTCTTAATAGCAAGACATGCCGGACGACAAGACCGTAAAATGGTAAGCACTATTTTTTTTGATGCGTTTTTAAGCGGTGCTTTTTTTCTAATCGGAATTGTGGCTCCTTTAGGATACCTTTTTAGTCCGCAACTATTACACTTTATTGGTGTTGAAGAAACGGTTTATCGTCTATCACTTCCTTATTTACGACTTCTATTCATATTCAACTGGACACTATTCTTGATGATTTTACTTACAGGGGCGTTTCAAGCAGCAGGAGAGCCCAAATTAGCGTTGATGTTAAATATGTTGAATGCAGGCTTGAATATTGTTATCAGTTTCGCCCTTATCACGGGGTTGGGTATATTCCCATCATTAGGAGTTATAGGAGCAGGTATAGGAACGGTTCTGGCTCCCGGAATTTCTTTATTATTGGCTTTCTATTTAATGTTACGCGGAAAAACATTAATTCAATTACCTTCCCGATGGTATTGGTTCCCTAACTTTCATATTTTAAAAATGATTATTCGTGTTGGATTACCAACAGGAATACAAGGCGTTGTCCTGAATATTGCAGGGGTTCTCTTAATAAAATACATTAGTAGCATGCCCAATAGCACTGCGGGACAGTCTGCTTATACGATTTGTTATACACAATTATTTTCCATAGTAACATGGACATCCTTTGGACTTCGTTCTGCATGTTCTACTGTGATGGGGCAAAATATGGGAGCCGGAAATCCTCAACGGGGCAAAAAGGCAGTTCGGGCAGGTGCTTATTTAGGAGCCTTATGGGGCGCCACAATTGGAACTATTTTTGTTTTTTTCCCAACCCCTTTGCTGTATATATTTAATGCTCAATCCGAATTAGTTTTGAATTATGGAAAGGCTTTACTACAATGTTTGGCTTTTTCAGGAATTTTGCTTTCCTCAACCCTTGCTATGACAGGAGGCATTCAGGGTTCCGGGGCAACGCGATTACCTATGATAATTGCTATGGTATCGCAGTTTGGTGTGTTGTTAGGGGTATGTGAAGTGCTTTATCTCTTAGATATGTTAAATATTTATCGTATCTGGTATGTTATTCTGTTGGCTCATTTTGTTCGATATATACTAACATTAACGGTATTTCAAACAGATGGCTGGACAAAAACAAAGGTAGAAATTGCCCCGCAACTGGAAATTGTAGAGTAA
- a CDS encoding glycosyltransferase family 9 protein, with translation MEIPYKDISKILIIRLSAIGDVVRVIPAMEAIRIAYPNAQIDWVTENKASDVINGHPALNNCIVFERSKHILTSLRNFFTICRQIRENQYDLVIDFHGILKSGLISFLSKAPYRFSFAPPRAQEFSYIFATHRISLPTDKILTRIEENFILAKAIGTETIDDWIGMVFPIEIEQEIQDFINTLCETNKKLIVIHPPVERPEKQWPLEHFAKLADMLISDGRFEVLFTWGPGQLDTIKQITKYMQYPVLVCPQLPTLKHLALLIAHSSVFISGDTGPMHLAWLLHQPAICIFGGTNPQQHAPQGPQFRTHYKGTIPFPKKISLQQAQENLKKITPEEVFKSVLDLTK, from the coding sequence ATGGAAATACCCTACAAGGACATATCAAAAATTCTTATTATCCGTTTGAGTGCCATCGGTGATGTTGTCCGTGTTATCCCCGCAATGGAAGCCATTCGAATTGCCTATCCGAACGCACAAATAGATTGGGTAACCGAAAATAAAGCCAGCGATGTAATTAATGGTCATCCTGCATTAAACAATTGTATTGTATTCGAACGCAGTAAACATATCCTTACATCATTAAGAAATTTTTTTACTATATGTAGACAAATTAGAGAAAACCAATATGACCTTGTTATAGATTTTCATGGAATCTTAAAAAGCGGACTTATATCCTTTTTATCAAAAGCCCCTTATCGTTTTTCGTTTGCACCTCCTCGGGCACAGGAATTTAGTTATATATTCGCTACACATCGAATTTCATTACCTACGGATAAAATTCTCACACGGATAGAAGAAAACTTTATCCTTGCTAAGGCTATAGGAACAGAAACAATAGATGACTGGATTGGAATGGTATTTCCTATCGAAATCGAACAAGAAATACAAGATTTTATAAACACTCTTTGTGAAACAAATAAAAAATTAATTGTAATTCATCCGCCTGTAGAACGACCTGAAAAACAATGGCCTCTTGAACATTTCGCAAAACTTGCAGATATGCTTATTTCCGATGGGAGATTTGAAGTTTTATTCACCTGGGGACCCGGACAACTCGATACCATCAAACAAATAACAAAATATATGCAATATCCTGTGCTTGTTTGTCCCCAACTCCCTACCTTAAAACATCTGGCATTATTGATTGCGCACTCCTCCGTTTTTATATCCGGCGATACAGGACCTATGCACTTAGCATGGCTACTTCACCAACCTGCCATTTGTATCTTTGGCGGAACAAACCCACAACAACATGCCCCGCAAGGACCCCAATTTCGCACCCACTACAAAGGGACAATTCCCTTCCCTAAAAAAATCTCACTACAACAAGCACAAGAAAACCTAAAAAAAATCACCCCCGAAGAAGTCTTCAAATCCGTATTAGATTTAACAAAATAA
- a CDS encoding DUF4091 domain-containing protein, which produces MKKNNRMCIGKYFFVLSFALFCLGISAFSYGRDKGKAVDVNVNKIYIKLYDMEGKPLTTSVMAFKDIKRDCIADAGILDSEDYTPELELVSGAIKEVEPGKYEVLKTNIKPLWIRTLLPLPGLGKIWFSLDPKGYRFDSDATKEIDGIAEIEKNLINMFNPILNGGGVCSDSGLVGCFARQLTKDGSLSYTEEPNAPERIYRNIYKLSSLKSSIVDSDIFSLWYSPVIEKVGLDEGVPETKLEFIPLDIARNEYESFQLVIRPKQTLENLSIVVRDAVTDNGNVLKSSDFKVFRVGYIRVVEPTDAFGQPNKDYPDPIIPLNQSFQLSVNENAVFLFRLKTLPSQASGIYKGKIEIHTSQKTVEVPYQVQVYAYTLPDTTSTEIAYGVYPDYAYHGPLNDEQKKEVFGLYMDLCAEYRISPYSPHAFAPIQWVFEGEPPEPKLDFSEFDKAMEKYLDQYHFTSFNMGGLPRELNGAEQYSPEYVRLFTLIFQKVQEHLREKGWLHKAYWYWVDEPMKESYPEVKKGLELLKSSCPEIRRLLTLHIEQTPAPDFYNLVNLWVPIAARYDAKRAWWRQELGEQVWWYVCTGPRCPYANNFIDHPGINHRIRFWQADKYGLDGDLYWSLTYWLQNPWEQAMSVPPDGKGTWGNGDGRLFYPPQPQKPTEPLVAPPIPSLRLELLRDGIEDREPLVFLSQIQYSRNGYNSVLAREVRNEVLNNLISSLTVYEQNPFLFYLNRLKLLSTASTLFQSQNIK; this is translated from the coding sequence ATGAAAAAGAATAATCGTATGTGTATAGGTAAATATTTTTTTGTTTTATCTTTTGCACTTTTCTGTTTAGGGATTAGTGCTTTTTCTTATGGTCGTGATAAAGGAAAAGCAGTAGATGTAAATGTCAATAAAATTTATATAAAGTTATACGATATGGAGGGAAAACCTTTAACAACCTCCGTAATGGCGTTTAAGGACATAAAAAGGGACTGTATTGCTGATGCAGGTATACTTGATTCGGAAGATTATACTCCTGAATTGGAACTTGTTTCAGGTGCAATTAAAGAAGTAGAACCGGGGAAATATGAGGTATTGAAAACAAATATAAAACCGCTGTGGATACGGACATTGTTACCATTGCCGGGTTTAGGTAAGATTTGGTTTTCATTAGACCCCAAAGGTTATAGGTTTGATTCAGATGCAACTAAAGAGATAGATGGAATAGCCGAGATAGAAAAGAATTTGATAAATATGTTTAATCCCATTTTGAATGGAGGGGGCGTATGCAGTGATAGTGGGCTGGTAGGTTGTTTTGCACGCCAATTAACAAAAGATGGAAGTCTTTCATATACTGAAGAACCTAATGCTCCAGAGAGGATATATAGGAATATCTACAAACTTTCCTCGTTAAAGTCATCTATAGTTGATTCGGATATTTTTTCTCTCTGGTATTCCCCTGTGATAGAGAAGGTAGGTCTTGATGAAGGTGTTCCAGAAACAAAATTAGAATTTATTCCTTTAGATATAGCACGGAACGAATACGAATCGTTTCAGTTGGTAATTCGTCCGAAGCAGACTTTGGAGAATCTTTCCATTGTTGTTCGGGATGCAGTAACCGATAATGGAAATGTTCTTAAAAGTTCGGATTTTAAGGTATTTCGTGTGGGTTATATTCGAGTTGTTGAACCCACCGATGCGTTTGGTCAACCAAACAAAGATTATCCCGACCCCATTATTCCACTTAACCAATCGTTTCAACTATCGGTGAATGAAAATGCAGTATTTCTATTCCGATTGAAGACATTGCCAAGTCAGGCTTCAGGAATATACAAAGGAAAAATAGAAATACATACATCGCAAAAGACAGTAGAAGTTCCGTATCAGGTTCAGGTATATGCCTATACCTTACCTGATACAACGAGCACCGAAATAGCGTATGGTGTTTATCCCGATTATGCTTATCATGGTCCATTGAATGATGAACAGAAGAAAGAGGTATTTGGGTTATACATGGATTTATGTGCTGAATATCGAATCAGTCCTTATTCTCCTCATGCTTTCGCACCGATTCAATGGGTATTTGAAGGGGAACCACCCGAGCCAAAGTTGGATTTTTCCGAATTTGACAAAGCAATGGAGAAATATCTGGACCAATACCATTTTACTTCTTTTAATATGGGGGGCTTACCGAGAGAACTAAACGGGGCAGAACAATATAGTCCTGAATATGTTCGGTTATTTACATTGATATTTCAAAAAGTTCAGGAGCATTTGAGGGAAAAAGGTTGGTTGCACAAAGCCTATTGGTATTGGGTAGATGAACCTATGAAAGAGAGTTATCCCGAGGTTAAAAAAGGATTAGAATTATTAAAATCTTCTTGTCCTGAAATACGCCGATTACTAACTTTACATATAGAACAAACTCCTGCTCCTGATTTTTATAATCTGGTAAATTTGTGGGTACCTATAGCAGCCAGATATGACGCAAAAAGAGCCTGGTGGAGACAGGAATTGGGTGAGCAAGTATGGTGGTATGTTTGCACAGGACCTCGCTGTCCCTATGCTAACAATTTTATTGACCATCCCGGGATAAATCATAGAATTCGATTCTGGCAAGCCGATAAATATGGGTTGGATGGGGACTTGTACTGGTCGCTTACCTATTGGCTGCAAAATCCCTGGGAACAAGCAATGTCCGTTCCTCCCGATGGTAAAGGAACATGGGGTAATGGTGATGGGCGATTATTTTATCCTCCACAGCCACAAAAACCAACAGAGCCCCTTGTAGCCCCGCCGATACCCTCTCTCCGATTGGAATTACTTCGAGATGGAATTGAGGATAGAGAACCGCTTGTATTTTTAAGTCAAATCCAATATTCCCGAAATGGATATAATAGTGTTTTAGCCCGTGAAGTAAGAAATGAGGTTTTAAACAATCTGATTTCTTCTTTGACTGTCTATGAACAGAACCCATTCCTATTTTATCTAAACAGATTAAAACTTCTATCTACTGCCTCCACTTTATTCCAGTCCCAGAATATTAAATAA
- a CDS encoding ComF family protein — protein sequence MFIQKLKGYIPKIFSDPDWLLAWKNILLPSYCIHCDSRLITEENPFYCPTCWATLPRIERPYCSLCGVPHPVAIGFGTRSNFPCEQCRTHPNPYIDSIRSPVQYKGIARDALITFKFKKKQFMADPLGALLREWIEIEMAEKHFDLIVPVPLHPFRLKRRGFNQSLLLAEQIVNSFEGARLSEALIRVRPTLTQTLLTVQERKKNIRNAFQVQNPNEVKGKNILLIDDIVTTSATVTECARVLKKSGAISVHVLSVARASHLSDIDDLLEPAI from the coding sequence ATGTTTATACAAAAGTTAAAAGGTTATATTCCGAAAATATTTTCAGACCCTGATTGGCTACTTGCATGGAAGAATATACTGTTACCTTCCTATTGCATCCATTGCGACAGTCGTTTAATAACAGAAGAAAACCCTTTTTATTGCCCGACATGTTGGGCAACCTTACCTCGAATAGAACGACCTTATTGTTCATTGTGCGGTGTCCCTCATCCTGTTGCTATTGGATTTGGAACACGCTCAAATTTTCCTTGCGAACAATGTAGAACTCATCCTAATCCGTATATTGATTCCATACGGAGTCCTGTTCAATACAAAGGGATTGCCCGTGACGCATTAATTACATTCAAATTCAAAAAGAAACAGTTTATGGCAGACCCATTGGGAGCATTACTCCGTGAGTGGATAGAAATAGAAATGGCAGAGAAACATTTTGATTTAATTGTCCCTGTTCCTTTACATCCTTTTCGACTTAAACGCAGGGGTTTTAATCAATCCCTTCTGCTTGCAGAACAAATCGTTAACTCTTTTGAAGGAGCGAGACTATCCGAAGCACTCATTCGTGTCCGACCAACATTAACTCAGACTTTACTTACCGTTCAGGAACGAAAAAAGAATATTCGTAATGCCTTCCAGGTGCAAAATCCCAATGAAGTAAAAGGAAAAAATATATTACTTATTGATGATATCGTTACAACATCTGCCACGGTTACGGAATGCGCCCGCGTATTAAAAAAGAGCGGTGCTATATCTGTTCATGTTTTATCTGTTGCAAGGGCTTCCCATTTATCTGATATAGACGATTTATTGGAGCCCGCTATTTAA
- a CDS encoding ABC transporter permease, with the protein MKSVWSIAKREFMSFFITPSGYVILGLIALLTGTAFVMSFLTYVQISQSPFQFGYSSVPDFEETFLSPYFVFCGIMIMFLSPIITMRLLSEEYHRGTMELLLTYPLRDRDIIFGKFGSALAVLLLAIILIALNVCLLLPFTDVEKSVLLFGLCSVFLMGMAVLSVGLFISSLITYPITAGLVSFGIYLMMFIIGNVAEKLPVAAPLPNTFPLMLKNIVEKCYVLFRSLLLELPLDNHAKNMALGIFEPKDIAYYFLCTAFFIFLTFRSLESRNWRK; encoded by the coding sequence ATGAAATCTGTTTGGAGTATTGCTAAAAGAGAATTCATGAGTTTTTTTATAACTCCTTCGGGCTATGTCATTTTAGGTTTAATTGCTTTATTGACAGGGACAGCCTTTGTAATGTCATTTTTGACCTATGTGCAGATTTCTCAATCTCCGTTTCAGTTTGGATATTCCTCTGTACCCGATTTTGAAGAGACTTTTTTAAGCCCATACTTTGTTTTTTGCGGGATTATGATTATGTTCTTATCGCCTATTATTACCATGCGGCTGCTATCTGAGGAATATCATCGGGGAACAATGGAATTATTGTTGACTTATCCGTTAAGAGATAGGGACATTATTTTTGGAAAATTTGGTTCGGCGTTAGCAGTGTTATTACTGGCGATAATTCTTATTGCTTTGAATGTTTGTTTACTACTTCCCTTTACAGATGTTGAAAAAAGTGTTTTACTATTTGGATTATGTTCTGTTTTTTTAATGGGAATGGCTGTATTAAGTGTTGGATTATTTATTTCTTCTTTGATAACCTATCCTATAACAGCGGGATTAGTGAGTTTCGGAATTTATTTAATGATGTTCATCATTGGAAATGTGGCAGAGAAATTGCCTGTGGCTGCCCCATTGCCCAACACCTTTCCTTTAATGTTAAAGAATATAGTTGAAAAATGTTATGTTCTATTCCGTTCATTATTATTAGAATTACCGTTAGATAATCATGCAAAGAATATGGCATTGGGAATTTTCGAACCGAAGGATATTGCCTATTATTTCCTTTGCACAGCATTTTTTATATTCCTGACATTCCGTTCCCTAGAGTCGAGAAACTGGCGAAAGTAG
- a CDS encoding NAD(P)H-hydrate dehydratase, with protein MNNLINVADLQKFVPIRSKHDHKGRFGHLLVIAGSRYYTGAAKLSACAGMRSGVGLVTLAIPSVIVDVVASNLMEIIFYPLPSTKEGTFAEEGAEKIVEFSRDKNAVLIGPGLSQHPSTINFVRKILPQIEAPLIIDADGLNAISNNPGILRMCKGAPVITPHPGEMSRLIKKSIKEIQQDREQCAVDFARQMGVFVVLKGCHTVIASPDGDYAVNTTGGHGLSKGGTGDILAGLIAGLIGQGVLPYPACQLGVWLHGRAGDLAERALHPRSMTAGDLFDFLHQAWKELDPQPYD; from the coding sequence ATGAATAATTTAATAAATGTGGCTGATTTGCAGAAGTTTGTGCCGATACGGTCAAAGCATGACCATAAAGGAAGGTTTGGGCATCTTCTTGTTATTGCAGGTTCACGATATTATACCGGTGCGGCAAAACTTTCTGCGTGTGCAGGTATGCGTTCCGGTGTAGGTTTGGTTACATTGGCAATACCATCGGTTATTGTGGATGTGGTTGCAAGTAATCTAATGGAAATTATTTTTTATCCGCTGCCGTCAACGAAGGAAGGGACATTTGCAGAAGAGGGGGCAGAAAAAATTGTGGAATTTTCGAGAGATAAAAATGCAGTTCTAATAGGACCGGGATTAAGTCAGCATCCGTCCACCATAAACTTTGTTAGAAAGATATTGCCACAAATTGAGGCTCCTTTGATAATTGATGCCGATGGATTGAATGCTATTAGTAATAATCCGGGCATTTTACGAATGTGTAAAGGCGCCCCTGTTATTACACCGCATCCCGGAGAAATGTCCCGCTTAATAAAAAAATCTATAAAAGAGATACAGCAAGATAGGGAACAATGTGCCGTTGATTTTGCAAGGCAAATGGGTGTGTTTGTTGTTTTAAAGGGTTGCCATACAGTAATTGCAAGCCCTGATGGAGATTATGCGGTAAATACAACGGGCGGACATGGTTTGTCCAAAGGAGGAACGGGGGATATACTTGCCGGGCTTATTGCGGGACTTATTGGACAGGGAGTATTACCCTATCCAGCGTGTCAGTTAGGAGTATGGCTCCATGGTAGAGCAGGCGACCTTGCAGAACGAGCATTACATCCACGGAGTATGACGGCAGGAGATTTATTCGATTTTTTACATCAAGCATGGAAGGAGTTAGACCCGCAACCGTATGATTAG
- a CDS encoding Gldg family protein — protein sequence MKRYLKTYSGIISAISLLIVLNYVVWKQDIFNFWVLLLGGVFFASGIIWLGAVFWNIVMESGWSGRAVSGLNAILSTFAFLGICIVLYAFVLRWDVSVDLTQEGRRTLSPQTVKVLQSINKEVKVLCFFINIDEESVVIARDKTLRFLEQCKKHTPFLDVEILDPQIDRARLEALEITHASTQGTIVLKCGSRQRVIMLSGANPRMEERDFTQALISVLKETETKIGYLTGHDETPIDDTSPSGLSTAKKIIEGETYKIEPFQISVELPEIPKSYEVVMIHNPKGDLNREELNAILNFLNSGGRLFILFEPWISVRLGMSGGENLRPWLKEQLGVDVGSDIAFTIQRKNAWEIEMRSDPQPFENVEKDFMDFRGSMRIDHPITQRMDQPLLWRAVRTVEPVEKVPDNLQVFPLLRTPPDYWAETDLSRLAEGGTVKYESGEKEGPLYVAVAGIRTKEQPDGTKKRSRFVVVGDADFITNERISIGGHINFLLNSLAWLTEHDELIAIRPTTKEDKPIVLTNTQKQWLLWCSVMMTPQIVLIAGILVYFVRRKSK from the coding sequence ATGAAAAGGTATTTAAAAACTTATAGTGGTATTATTTCCGCCATCAGTTTATTGATAGTTTTAAATTATGTTGTTTGGAAACAAGATATCTTTAATTTTTGGGTTTTGTTATTGGGTGGAGTTTTTTTTGCTTCTGGCATTATCTGGTTAGGGGCTGTTTTCTGGAATATTGTAATGGAATCGGGTTGGTCAGGTCGTGCGGTTTCGGGACTGAATGCCATTCTTTCCACATTTGCTTTTTTAGGTATATGCATTGTTTTATATGCTTTCGTTTTACGGTGGGATGTTTCTGTTGACCTAACTCAGGAAGGTCGTCGGACATTATCTCCACAGACCGTTAAAGTTTTGCAGTCCATCAATAAAGAGGTAAAAGTATTGTGTTTTTTTATCAATATTGATGAAGAATCTGTGGTAATTGCCCGAGATAAAACGCTTCGTTTTTTAGAACAGTGTAAAAAACACACACCTTTTTTGGATGTGGAAATTTTGGACCCGCAAATAGACCGTGCCCGTCTGGAAGCGTTAGAGATAACTCATGCCTCTACTCAGGGGACTATTGTGTTGAAATGTGGAAGTCGCCAGCGGGTTATTATGTTAAGTGGTGCTAATCCACGGATGGAAGAACGAGATTTCACACAGGCTTTAATTAGTGTATTAAAAGAAACCGAGACAAAAATTGGATATTTAACAGGACATGATGAAACACCGATTGATGATACCAGCCCGAGTGGACTTTCCACAGCGAAAAAGATTATAGAAGGCGAAACCTACAAAATTGAACCTTTCCAGATAAGCGTTGAATTGCCGGAGATTCCTAAAAGTTATGAAGTGGTGATGATTCATAACCCCAAAGGAGATTTAAACCGTGAAGAGTTAAATGCAATTTTAAATTTCCTGAATTCAGGCGGTCGCCTTTTTATTCTCTTTGAACCGTGGATAAGTGTCCGTTTAGGAATGAGTGGTGGAGAAAATTTGCGTCCGTGGCTGAAGGAACAATTGGGTGTGGATGTCGGTTCGGATATTGCCTTTACTATTCAGCGAAAAAATGCATGGGAAATAGAAATGCGTTCGGACCCGCAACCTTTTGAAAATGTGGAAAAAGACTTTATGGACTTTCGTGGCTCCATGCGTATTGACCATCCGATTACCCAACGAATGGACCAGCCCTTATTATGGCGAGCCGTGCGAACTGTGGAACCTGTTGAAAAGGTACCGGATAATTTACAAGTTTTTCCTTTATTAAGGACCCCGCCAGATTATTGGGCAGAAACAGACCTATCGCGTTTAGCAGAAGGTGGAACTGTAAAGTATGAGTCAGGGGAGAAAGAAGGTCCACTTTATGTGGCTGTAGCAGGAATACGGACAAAAGAACAACCCGATGGCACAAAAAAGCGAAGCCGTTTTGTTGTAGTAGGCGATGCAGATTTTATTACCAATGAACGAATTAGTATCGGAGGACATATTAATTTTTTGTTAAATAGTTTAGCATGGCTTACAGAACATGATGAACTTATTGCCATTCGTCCTACAACAAAAGAAGACAAGCCGATAGTCCTTACAAACACACAAAAACAGTGGTTGCTCTGGTGTTCTGTGATGATGACACCTCAAATTGTTTTGATTGCAGGAATTCTTGTCTATTTTGTAAGGAGGAAATCAAAGTGA
- a CDS encoding ATP-binding cassette domain-containing protein gives MIEVQKLTKFYGLFCALKDVSFSIQEGERVGLLGPNGAGKSTMMRILTGFMPASYGTAKIGKYEIHEYPLEAKQLIGYLPERVPLYDEMTVKSFLKFVAQVKGLPRKEWKSAVDEVVYTCGLEQVFNRVVGVLSKGYRQRLGLAQALIGSPPVIILDEPTVGLDPQQVVEIRELIKNLGEKHTVLLSTHILSEVSLLCSRALIMNRGEIVAEILIDPLKPSVEIEQAFLKAISKEGIG, from the coding sequence ATGATTGAAGTTCAGAAGTTAACAAAATTTTATGGTTTGTTTTGTGCGTTGAAGGATGTATCTTTTTCTATTCAGGAAGGAGAGCGGGTTGGATTGTTAGGTCCGAATGGAGCGGGGAAAAGCACGATGATGCGTATTCTTACAGGGTTTATGCCAGCGAGTTATGGGACAGCAAAAATTGGGAAGTATGAAATACATGAATATCCGTTGGAGGCAAAACAGTTAATAGGTTATTTGCCGGAGCGAGTTCCTTTATATGACGAAATGACGGTTAAATCATTTTTAAAGTTTGTGGCTCAGGTGAAAGGGCTACCGCGTAAAGAATGGAAATCCGCAGTGGATGAAGTGGTTTATACTTGCGGGTTAGAACAGGTTTTTAACCGTGTGGTGGGTGTCCTATCAAAAGGGTATCGTCAAAGGTTAGGTTTGGCACAGGCTTTGATAGGTTCTCCACCCGTAATTATTTTGGACGAGCCCACAGTTGGTTTAGACCCGCAGCAGGTAGTTGAAATTCGAGAATTGATAAAAAATTTAGGGGAGAAACATACAGTTCTGTTAAGCACACATATTTTGTCTGAAGTATCTTTATTATGTTCGCGTGCCTTGATTATGAATAGAGGTGAGATTGTAGCAGAAATTTTAATTGACCCACTTAAACCGTCTGTAGAAATAGAGCAAGCATTTTTGAAGGCTATATCAAAAGAAGGAATAGGTTAG